The proteins below are encoded in one region of Eubacterium sp. 1001713B170207_170306_E7:
- a CDS encoding ABC transporter ATP-binding protein codes for MKLILTKIKEHLGLFLTAIFFLTVESLSDLLQPTLMSHIVDDGVKNQDVGTVLYFGAIMLGVAFVGAAGAVIRNNLSVRTSQQIGKELRSELYRKIQSFSFENIDRLHPASLITRITNDVTQIQNFINGTMRILVKAPITCIGAILLIITQTPRQTPMILIILVVSTLLILGNMRFGYPRFVRLQRRLDRLNSVSREFLSAIRVVKSFGREAYETSRFATAAEELAGAGVSATRVSAVFGPLINLTVNIGIVVLLWLGGTGGHQDVGKLMASVNYMTQVLFALSMVSNILNTMVRATASAERVQEVLSERPAMSEPETPMSAAAGGSVAFEHVSFSYSHSPEKALEDVSFSLDSGQVLGIIGATGSGKSTLVSLIPRFYDAAGGRVLVGGRDVRSLKTAELRALIGMVPQKALLFSGTIRENLKWGDPDADDKTLDAAAHAACADEFISSFPKGCDTVLGQGGVNLSGGQRQRLSIARALIRRPAVLIMDDSTSALDATTEAAVMSRIREYARGATVILISQRIASVMRADKILCMDEGRVSGLGSHETLMAESPVYREIYKSQIGDDEHARR; via the coding sequence ATGAAGCTGATCCTAACAAAAATCAAAGAACACCTTGGGCTGTTTCTCACCGCCATCTTTTTTCTGACGGTCGAGTCCCTCAGTGATCTTCTGCAGCCCACGCTCATGTCTCACATTGTGGACGACGGGGTAAAAAACCAGGACGTGGGCACCGTGCTCTATTTTGGCGCCATTATGCTGGGGGTGGCTTTTGTGGGCGCGGCAGGCGCGGTCATCCGGAACAACCTTTCGGTCCGCACCTCCCAGCAGATCGGGAAAGAGCTCCGCTCAGAGCTGTACCGGAAAATCCAGTCCTTTTCCTTTGAAAACATCGACCGGCTTCATCCCGCGTCTCTGATCACCCGCATTACCAACGACGTCACCCAGATACAGAATTTCATTAACGGTACCATGCGCATACTGGTCAAAGCGCCCATCACCTGCATTGGCGCCATCCTCCTCATCATTACCCAAACGCCCAGACAGACCCCGATGATTCTGATCATCCTGGTGGTTTCGACGCTGCTTATCCTGGGAAATATGCGCTTCGGCTATCCGAGGTTTGTACGGCTCCAGCGCAGGCTGGACCGTCTGAACAGTGTAAGCCGTGAGTTTCTGAGCGCCATCAGAGTGGTCAAGTCCTTTGGCAGAGAAGCCTATGAAACCAGCCGCTTTGCCACCGCCGCCGAAGAACTGGCAGGGGCCGGCGTCTCAGCCACCCGTGTGAGCGCGGTGTTTGGCCCACTGATCAACCTGACTGTCAACATTGGGATTGTGGTGCTGCTGTGGCTGGGGGGTACCGGAGGACATCAGGATGTGGGGAAGCTCATGGCCTCGGTCAATTATATGACCCAGGTGCTGTTTGCCCTGTCCATGGTTTCCAATATCCTCAATACCATGGTACGGGCCACCGCCTCGGCCGAGCGTGTCCAGGAGGTGCTCTCCGAAAGGCCGGCCATGTCCGAGCCGGAAACGCCCATGTCCGCCGCGGCCGGCGGCAGTGTTGCCTTTGAGCATGTTTCCTTCTCCTACAGCCATTCGCCTGAGAAGGCGCTGGAGGACGTATCCTTCAGTCTGGACAGCGGGCAGGTTTTGGGCATCATCGGGGCTACCGGCTCCGGCAAGTCCACACTGGTCAGCCTGATTCCAAGGTTTTATGACGCTGCCGGAGGGCGGGTGCTGGTGGGCGGCAGGGATGTGCGCAGCCTCAAAACCGCGGAGCTGCGGGCCCTCATTGGCATGGTACCTCAGAAAGCCCTGCTGTTTTCCGGCACCATCCGGGAGAATTTAAAATGGGGCGATCCGGACGCGGACGATAAAACCCTGGATGCCGCCGCCCATGCCGCCTGCGCCGATGAATTTATCAGCAGCTTTCCCAAGGGCTGCGACACGGTTCTGGGACAGGGCGGGGTGAACCTGTCCGGCGGGCAGCGGCAGCGGCTTTCCATCGCGCGGGCCCTGATCCGCCGCCCCGCGGTTTTGATAATGGACGACAGCACCAGTGCCCTTGACGCCACCACTGAGGCGGCAGTCATGAGCCGGATCCGGGAATACGCCAGGGGCGCCACCGTGATCCTCATCAGCCAGCGTATCGCCTCGGTCATGCGGGCGGATAAAATCCTCTGTATGGACGAGGGCCGTGTCTCCGGACTCGGCAGCCATGAAACGCTCATGGCAGAGAGCCCGGTCTACCGGGAAATTTATAAATCCCAGATAGGAGATGATGAACATGCCCGCCGCTAA